From the Nocardiopsis changdeensis genome, one window contains:
- a CDS encoding DUF6309 family protein: MERLGEVPFDEVLAAYRGDHPRDRPHEANSNGDGEENLERAERMLGTWSRVRLTAREALGVVLPWHLAEGGARELVPRTGLTVARAAEVLRRGGPELARANPVCAAKLDLLARAPFTPVYLSTRPVDHDDYADLRVRGGLVHLDGLHRMLAWELAGRLGPGTRLTAFVAGLPGTAPPRARPGTPTAERRT, from the coding sequence GTGGAGCGGCTCGGAGAGGTCCCCTTCGACGAGGTCCTGGCCGCCTACCGCGGCGACCACCCGCGGGACCGGCCGCACGAGGCCAACTCGAACGGGGACGGCGAGGAGAACCTGGAGCGCGCCGAGCGGATGCTCGGCACCTGGTCCCGGGTCCGGCTGACCGCCCGGGAGGCCCTGGGCGTCGTCCTGCCCTGGCACCTGGCCGAGGGCGGGGCCCGGGAACTGGTGCCCCGCACCGGCCTGACCGTCGCCCGCGCCGCCGAGGTCCTGCGCCGGGGAGGCCCGGAGCTGGCCCGGGCCAACCCGGTGTGCGCGGCCAAGCTCGACCTGCTGGCCCGGGCGCCCTTCACCCCCGTGTACCTCAGCACCCGGCCGGTGGACCACGACGACTACGCGGACCTGCGGGTCCGCGGCGGCCTCGTCCACCTGGACGGGCTGCACCGGATGCTCGCGTGGGAACTGGCCGGACGGCTGGGACCGGGAACGCGCCTGACCGCCTTCGTCGCCGGCCTGCCCGGCACCGCCCCGCCCCGGGCCCGCCCGGGGACACCGACCGCGGAACGGAGAACATGA
- a CDS encoding AMP-binding protein translates to MTAPHRPAPSLPDLLDLAARRHPERPALTDGDRSLDHRGLRAAALRTAAALERMGVRRGDRVALAGPRDARLPALLHGTLWAGAAAVLVDPGWSGADLARRLDAAGVRYALAAEEGAGIPGARRVEVLDPFRAGPGTVPAVRPAAAPRDTAYLSFTSGSSGEPKPVAVTHANAVHYARALRRRLGLTRADAPRLAHVTTLAADLGHTAWLLALATGGSVHVVPDGLARDPRAFWPCLARHGTRWLKTTPSHLAVLLEGRPADAPPLDTLILGGEALPRALAADLLERGVAHRVVNHYGPTETTVGATCFTAREAAGLPADESTVPIGTPIGDAVLRLVGPDGNTVAGTGEGELLIGGSGVAAGYLGLPRETAERFVRIDGGRVYRTGDVCRRRPDGNLVFVGRTDRQVKVRGFRVDPDGVERVAEACPGVARCAVVVRTTPDGPRLAAAVRLSPGGDPEAVRALLRERLPDHAVPAPLVALPELPTTPNGKLDRDRIAAEIDRVLGSRARETGPRAPEPEAPEPEGPGTADAIARLWAAALGVPAMAPDADVLALGGDSILAMRTVSLLRRLGRRARFEDFYRYPTPAGLARASRPGEAAASPGAGRGSRTRRPSGAAAPAQRWLLGTPLSDPRHWNQSVLLRCGRRVVPEALTAAVQAVLHRHEALRRPIGPAGPGAPRAADGPGAVGFSPLPDDPADAPAAIHGVCTELHRSLDPGSGRLLRVHLFRGGPGSDDRLAVIAHHLVVDGVSWRILLDDLAHAYRRALVGTPDTAPAGDFYRWAARAPQAGPRPAPAPAPAPRDGARPRALVWSLPPDATTALSRAGGRRLEALLLGAFARALGHRCGPGGTDVEVEAHGRDTTAAGDPFLDTVGWFTAVRRVRLPGTASPRDVERALAAAPEIPLDAPGERPATGFNFLGAFRPPREPSLRWSAAPEQAGVARCDDGDTLQDLRLTARVVDGRLVADLVYAHPRVADSEAGQIVARFGAEVAAAAGAEPPAAVRVPASTSGQPLLAGAPPEPRTRVSREPVRVLLTGATGYIGGHLLTELLDRGARVTCLVRASTDAEAVRRVGGGTGAVEAVRGDITREGLGMDEAAVRRAGRAHAVVHAAADVRLVAPPAELENANTAAVRRLVDWMDRHAPGARLHHLSTLAVSGTAAGGPRTFGEADLWIGQEFRTPYERAKFAAEEVLRSWAASGRPCHVHRSGHVAAHSRTGAFQANIADNRVYQLVRGYVLSGAAPRRPDDSFAFSYVDTVAAAIASLALHPHTAPGVYHVENPHTVAHDDLVRWINACGHPVALGDDAAFAAALERAERLHPTEIGLAAAWSRLGERNVTVDSAYTVSVLRRHGIAFAPPTRRWWAAALAWASDAGFLPPVPVPRESVTQ, encoded by the coding sequence ATGACCGCGCCCCACCGCCCCGCCCCCTCCCTGCCCGACCTCCTCGACCTGGCCGCCCGCCGCCACCCCGAACGCCCGGCCCTGACCGACGGCGACCGCTCGCTCGACCACCGCGGGCTCCGTGCGGCGGCCCTGCGCACCGCGGCGGCCCTGGAGCGGATGGGGGTGCGCCGGGGCGACCGGGTCGCCCTGGCGGGGCCCCGCGACGCCCGGCTCCCGGCCCTGCTGCACGGGACCCTGTGGGCGGGCGCCGCGGCGGTGCTGGTCGACCCGGGCTGGAGCGGCGCCGACCTGGCCCGCCGCCTGGACGCGGCGGGGGTCCGGTACGCGCTGGCCGCCGAGGAGGGGGCCGGGATACCCGGCGCGCGCAGGGTCGAGGTCCTGGACCCCTTCCGGGCCGGACCCGGCACGGTCCCGGCGGTCCGGCCCGCCGCCGCCCCCCGCGACACCGCCTACCTGTCCTTCACCTCGGGTTCCAGCGGCGAGCCCAAACCCGTGGCCGTCACCCACGCCAACGCGGTCCACTACGCCCGCGCCCTGCGGCGGCGGCTGGGCCTGACCCGCGCCGACGCACCGCGCCTGGCCCACGTCACCACCCTGGCCGCCGACCTCGGCCACACCGCCTGGCTCCTGGCCCTGGCGACCGGCGGCTCGGTCCACGTCGTCCCCGACGGCCTCGCCCGCGACCCCCGGGCCTTCTGGCCGTGCCTGGCCCGCCACGGGACGCGCTGGCTCAAGACGACCCCCTCCCACCTCGCCGTCCTGCTGGAGGGGCGCCCCGCCGACGCCCCGCCCCTGGACACCCTGATCCTGGGCGGTGAGGCCCTGCCCCGCGCCCTGGCCGCCGACCTGCTGGAGCGCGGGGTCGCGCACCGCGTGGTCAACCACTACGGCCCCACCGAGACCACCGTCGGCGCCACCTGCTTCACCGCCCGGGAGGCCGCCGGGCTGCCGGCCGACGAGTCCACCGTGCCCATCGGCACCCCCATCGGGGACGCCGTGCTGCGCCTGGTCGGACCCGACGGGAACACCGTCGCGGGGACCGGCGAGGGGGAGCTCCTCATCGGGGGGAGCGGGGTGGCCGCGGGCTACCTGGGCCTGCCCCGGGAGACGGCCGAGCGCTTCGTCCGGATCGACGGCGGGCGCGTGTACCGCACCGGCGACGTGTGCCGCCGCCGCCCGGACGGCAACCTGGTCTTCGTCGGCCGCACCGACCGGCAGGTGAAGGTGCGCGGCTTCCGGGTCGACCCGGACGGGGTCGAACGGGTCGCCGAGGCGTGCCCGGGGGTGGCCCGCTGCGCGGTGGTGGTCCGCACCACCCCCGACGGCCCGCGGCTGGCCGCCGCGGTGCGGCTGTCCCCGGGCGGGGACCCGGAGGCCGTGCGCGCCCTCCTGCGCGAGCGGCTGCCCGACCACGCGGTCCCGGCCCCGCTGGTGGCCCTGCCCGAACTGCCCACCACCCCCAACGGCAAGCTCGACCGGGACAGGATCGCCGCGGAGATCGACCGCGTGCTCGGCTCCCGGGCCCGGGAGACCGGGCCACGGGCACCGGAGCCGGAGGCGCCGGAGCCGGAGGGGCCCGGGACCGCCGACGCGATCGCCCGACTGTGGGCCGCGGCCCTGGGTGTCCCCGCCATGGCCCCCGACGCCGACGTGCTGGCCCTGGGCGGCGACTCCATCCTGGCGATGCGCACGGTCTCCCTGCTGCGCAGGCTGGGACGGCGGGCCCGGTTCGAGGACTTCTACCGGTACCCGACCCCCGCGGGGCTGGCGCGGGCGTCCCGCCCCGGGGAGGCCGCGGCCAGCCCCGGGGCGGGGCGGGGGAGCCGGACCCGGCGGCCGAGCGGCGCGGCGGCCCCGGCCCAGCGCTGGCTGCTGGGGACCCCCCTGAGCGACCCGCGGCACTGGAACCAGTCCGTCCTGCTGCGCTGCGGGCGCCGGGTCGTCCCCGAGGCGCTCACCGCCGCCGTGCAGGCCGTCCTGCACCGGCACGAGGCGCTGCGCCGCCCCATCGGCCCGGCCGGGCCGGGCGCGCCCCGGGCCGCCGACGGCCCCGGAGCGGTGGGCTTCTCCCCGCTGCCGGACGACCCCGCGGACGCGCCCGCCGCGATCCACGGGGTCTGCACCGAGCTCCACCGCTCCCTGGACCCCGGATCGGGGCGCCTGCTGCGGGTCCACCTCTTCCGGGGCGGCCCCGGCTCGGACGACCGCCTGGCGGTGATCGCCCACCACCTGGTCGTGGACGGGGTGTCCTGGCGCATCCTGCTGGACGACCTCGCCCACGCCTACCGCCGCGCCCTGGTCGGGACCCCGGACACCGCACCGGCCGGGGACTTCTACCGCTGGGCCGCGCGGGCCCCGCAGGCCGGCCCCCGGCCCGCCCCCGCCCCCGCCCCGGCGCCGCGCGACGGCGCCCGGCCCCGGGCCCTGGTCTGGTCCCTGCCCCCGGACGCCACCACGGCGCTGTCCCGGGCGGGCGGCCGCCGGCTGGAGGCCCTCCTGCTCGGCGCCTTCGCCCGGGCCCTGGGGCACCGCTGCGGACCCGGCGGGACCGACGTGGAGGTGGAGGCGCACGGCCGGGACACGACCGCGGCGGGCGACCCCTTCCTCGACACCGTCGGCTGGTTCACCGCGGTGCGGCGGGTACGGCTGCCCGGCACGGCCTCGCCCCGGGACGTGGAGCGCGCCCTGGCGGCCGCCCCCGAGATCCCCCTGGACGCGCCCGGCGAGCGGCCCGCCACCGGCTTCAACTTCCTGGGCGCCTTCCGGCCGCCGCGGGAGCCGTCCCTGCGCTGGTCCGCGGCCCCCGAGCAGGCGGGCGTGGCGCGGTGCGACGACGGCGACACCCTCCAGGACCTGCGCCTGACCGCGCGGGTGGTGGACGGCCGCCTGGTCGCCGACCTGGTGTACGCCCACCCCCGGGTCGCCGATTCCGAGGCCGGGCAGATCGTCGCCCGCTTCGGCGCGGAGGTCGCCGCGGCCGCCGGGGCGGAGCCCCCCGCGGCGGTGCGGGTCCCGGCCTCCACCTCCGGCCAGCCGCTGCTGGCCGGGGCGCCCCCCGAACCCCGGACCCGGGTGTCCCGCGAACCCGTGCGGGTCCTGCTCACCGGCGCCACCGGGTACATCGGCGGCCACCTGCTCACCGAGCTCCTGGACCGGGGCGCCCGGGTCACCTGCCTGGTGCGCGCCTCCACCGACGCCGAGGCCGTGCGCCGGGTCGGCGGCGGCACCGGCGCGGTCGAGGCCGTGCGCGGGGACATCACCCGCGAGGGGCTGGGGATGGACGAGGCGGCCGTGCGCCGGGCCGGGCGGGCGCACGCCGTCGTCCACGCGGCGGCCGACGTGCGCCTGGTCGCCCCGCCGGCCGAGCTGGAGAACGCCAACACGGCCGCGGTGCGGCGGCTGGTGGACTGGATGGACCGGCACGCCCCGGGCGCCCGGCTGCACCACCTGTCCACGCTCGCGGTGTCCGGGACGGCGGCGGGCGGCCCCCGCACCTTCGGGGAGGCCGACCTGTGGATCGGGCAGGAGTTCCGCACCCCCTACGAACGGGCCAAGTTCGCCGCCGAGGAGGTGCTCCGCTCCTGGGCCGCCTCGGGCCGCCCCTGCCACGTGCACCGCAGCGGCCACGTCGCCGCGCACAGCCGCACCGGGGCGTTCCAGGCCAACATCGCCGACAACCGCGTGTACCAGCTGGTGCGCGGCTACGTCCTGTCCGGCGCCGCCCCCCGGCGGCCGGACGACTCCTTCGCGTTCTCCTACGTGGACACCGTGGCGGCCGCCATCGCCTCCCTGGCGCTGCACCCCCACACCGCCCCCGGCGTGTACCACGTGGAGAACCCGCACACCGTCGCCCATGATGACCTGGTGCGATGGATCAACGCGTGCGGCCACCCCGTCGCCCTCGGGGACGACGCCGCCTTCGCGGCGGCCCTGGAGCGCGCCGAGCGGCTCCACCCGACCGAGATCGGCCTGGCGGCGGCCTGGTCGCGGCTCGGGGAACGCAACGTGACCGTGGACTCCGCCTACACGGTGTCCGTCCTACGACGGCACGGCATCGCCTTCGCACCGCCCACCCGGCGCTGGTGGGCGGCCGCGCTGGCCTGGGCCTCGGACGCCGGGTTCCTCCCCCCGGTGCCCGTGCCCCGGGAGAGCGTCACCCAGTGA
- a CDS encoding SDR family oxidoreductase has product MSGTGRGVCVVTGGGSGLGRAAALALLGDGWRVVVAGRREEALKETLRLAGSDAGNALAVPTDIRDPEAVRALFAAAVRELGRVDLLFNNAGAAVPRVPVPEVDLADWHTVLDTIVTGTFLCSREAFRVMRDQSPPGGRIINNGAPSAHVPRPHAIAYTAAKHAVLGITRSLTLDGRAHGIACGQIDVGNVAPADGGPQPAALQADGSTAVEPVIPVERFTEALLLMAAMPPGANVHSLTVLPTAMPYTGRG; this is encoded by the coding sequence GTGAGCGGCACGGGGCGCGGCGTCTGCGTCGTCACGGGGGGCGGCAGCGGCCTGGGGCGGGCCGCCGCCCTCGCCCTGCTGGGGGACGGGTGGCGGGTGGTCGTGGCGGGCCGCCGCGAGGAGGCCCTCAAGGAGACCCTGCGGCTGGCCGGGAGCGACGCCGGGAACGCCCTGGCCGTGCCCACCGACATCCGCGACCCCGAGGCGGTCCGGGCGCTGTTCGCCGCCGCGGTCCGGGAGCTGGGCCGGGTGGACCTGCTGTTCAACAACGCGGGCGCGGCCGTCCCGCGGGTCCCCGTGCCCGAGGTCGACCTCGCCGACTGGCACACGGTCCTGGACACCATCGTCACCGGGACCTTCCTGTGCTCGCGGGAGGCGTTCCGGGTGATGCGCGACCAGTCCCCGCCCGGCGGCCGGATCATCAACAACGGCGCGCCCTCCGCCCACGTGCCCCGGCCGCACGCGATCGCCTACACCGCGGCCAAGCACGCGGTCCTGGGCATCACCCGCTCCCTGACGCTGGACGGGCGGGCCCACGGCATCGCCTGCGGGCAGATCGACGTCGGCAACGTCGCCCCCGCGGACGGGGGGCCTCAGCCCGCGGCGCTGCAGGCCGACGGCTCCACGGCCGTGGAGCCGGTGATCCCGGTGGAGCGGTTCACCGAGGCCCTGCTGCTGATGGCGGCGATGCCGCCGGGGGCGAACGTCCACTCGCTCACCGTGCTGCCCACCGCCATGCCCTACACGGGAAGGGGCTGA
- a CDS encoding TauD/TfdA family dioxygenase, whose protein sequence is MTDRSTLELGWTTDDLENRPSLWTTRLDDAERDALWADAAKGDWNGAVPVRERLRSFLSGGLGAVGFAHVSNAAVASRPESELASGLLFLLRALGEVIPQNTEGALTRILRDQDGDGATELAFHCDTCDVLVLLCLQPAADGGGRTRLASARTARDIIRREYPGALAELEGDWTFDRTGRAGEQVVVTPILFTGPDGTSNCYYQPRTVRTSPERGGPPLTDRQWEALETLDGVLYRPEVAFTLGMEAGDLLLLRNSRVLHARTAYTDEPGPRARRILRAWMSAEEL, encoded by the coding sequence TTGACCGACCGCAGCACGCTCGAACTCGGATGGACCACCGACGACCTGGAGAACCGGCCCTCCCTGTGGACGACCCGGCTGGACGACGCGGAGCGCGACGCCCTGTGGGCCGACGCGGCGAAGGGCGACTGGAACGGGGCCGTACCGGTGCGCGAGCGCCTGCGCTCCTTCCTGTCCGGCGGGCTGGGGGCGGTCGGGTTCGCGCACGTGTCCAACGCGGCGGTGGCCTCCCGACCCGAGTCCGAGCTCGCCTCGGGCCTGCTGTTCCTGCTCCGCGCCCTGGGCGAGGTCATCCCCCAGAACACGGAGGGGGCCCTGACGCGGATCCTGCGCGACCAGGACGGCGACGGCGCCACGGAGCTGGCGTTCCACTGCGACACCTGCGACGTCCTGGTGCTGCTGTGCCTCCAGCCGGCCGCCGACGGCGGCGGCCGGACCCGGCTGGCCAGCGCCCGCACCGCGCGCGACATCATCCGCCGCGAGTACCCCGGCGCCCTGGCCGAACTGGAGGGCGACTGGACGTTCGACCGCACCGGCCGGGCCGGGGAGCAGGTGGTGGTCACCCCCATCCTCTTCACCGGGCCGGACGGGACGTCGAACTGCTACTACCAGCCGCGCACCGTGCGCACCTCCCCGGAGCGGGGCGGCCCCCCGCTGACCGACCGCCAGTGGGAGGCCCTGGAGACCCTGGACGGTGTGCTGTACCGCCCCGAGGTCGCCTTCACCCTCGGCATGGAGGCGGGCGACCTGCTGCTGCTCCGCAACAGCCGGGTCCTGCACGCGCGCACCGCCTACACCGACGAGCCCGGGCCCCGCGCCCGGCGGATCCTGCGCGCCTGGATGAGCGCGGAGGAGCTGTGA
- a CDS encoding S1C family serine protease, whose product MDAEKNTAQTPDQEILDSYSSTVTAVAETVLPSVAALTLRGPRGSGSGSGVVFTPDGLLLTSAHVVDGADRGRAAFGDGSEAAFTVVGADPLSDLAVLRTERDLAPPVTLGDADTLTVGRLVVAVGNPFGLSGSVTAGIVSGLGRSLPAREGRHVRLIDDVIQTDAALNPGNSGGALADSRGRVVGVNTAVAGYGLGLAVPINSTTRGIIADLVSRGRVRRAWLGVAGVPAPLPPEIAGRTGRTRGLRVVEVVPGSPAGVAGIHLGDVVLHAAGHPVQDGQGLQRLMLGTAIGSRMPITVLRKGALVDVVAVPEELAPAR is encoded by the coding sequence ATGGACGCTGAGAAGAACACAGCGCAGACACCGGACCAGGAAATCCTCGACTCCTACAGTTCCACCGTCACGGCCGTCGCCGAGACGGTCCTGCCCAGCGTCGCCGCCCTGACCCTGCGCGGCCCCCGCGGCTCCGGCTCCGGATCGGGCGTGGTCTTCACGCCCGACGGGCTCCTGCTCACCAGCGCACACGTCGTCGACGGCGCCGACCGGGGCCGGGCCGCGTTCGGCGACGGCTCCGAGGCCGCGTTCACCGTGGTCGGCGCCGACCCCCTCTCGGACCTGGCGGTGCTGCGCACCGAGCGCGACCTCGCCCCGCCCGTGACCCTGGGGGACGCCGACACCCTGACCGTGGGCCGCCTGGTGGTGGCCGTCGGCAACCCGTTCGGGCTGTCGGGATCGGTCACCGCCGGGATCGTCTCCGGGCTGGGCCGGTCGCTGCCCGCCCGGGAGGGGCGGCACGTGCGGCTCATCGACGACGTCATCCAGACCGACGCCGCCCTCAACCCGGGCAACTCCGGGGGCGCGCTGGCCGACTCCCGGGGCCGGGTGGTGGGCGTCAACACCGCCGTCGCCGGGTACGGGCTGGGCCTGGCGGTGCCGATCAACTCCACCACCCGCGGCATCATCGCCGACCTGGTCTCCCGGGGCCGGGTGCGGCGCGCCTGGCTGGGGGTGGCCGGGGTCCCGGCCCCGCTGCCGCCGGAGATCGCCGGGCGCACCGGCCGCACGCGCGGCCTGCGCGTGGTGGAGGTGGTGCCGGGCAGCCCCGCCGGGGTCGCCGGGATCCACCTGGGCGACGTGGTCCTGCACGCCGCCGGCCACCCGGTCCAGGACGGCCAGGGGCTGCAGCGGCTGATGCTGGGCACGGCGATCGGCTCGCGCATGCCCATCACCGTGCTGCGCAAGGGCGCGCTGGTGGACGTGGTGGCCGTCCCGGAGGAGCTGGCCCCGGCCCGCTGA
- a CDS encoding FAD binding domain-containing protein: MSTVVRPDSLDGALAALATGARPRAGGIEQAGSAPVVDLTGIAGLHGTARDGDGATRVGALTTVAALAGLDGYPALALTAGALATPQVRGTATVGGNLLQRGRCAYLDHPAFPDAHAPGRECPSREGDHLHGVVFDSGGCTSPHPSSLAVALLAYDAAVEAVGPGGTRTFPLADLYGPAEPGRDHLLSPDEVLTAVLLPAPVPGERAAHRRAAGRARAEWPLVEAVVRLLPGPDGTVERAAVAVGAVARVPLRLPEVEDALAGAATGAAPGPRVAAALDAVAARTTPLPGTRYKAALLRAALQDTVERALR; encoded by the coding sequence ATGAGCACCGTCGTCCGACCCGACTCCCTGGACGGGGCGCTGGCCGCCCTGGCCACCGGGGCCCGCCCCCGCGCCGGGGGCATCGAACAGGCCGGGAGCGCCCCGGTGGTGGACCTGACCGGTATCGCCGGCCTGCACGGGACCGCCCGCGACGGGGACGGGGCGACCCGGGTGGGGGCGCTGACCACGGTCGCCGCCCTGGCCGGGCTCGACGGGTACCCGGCGCTGGCCCTGACCGCCGGTGCGCTGGCCACCCCGCAGGTGCGGGGCACCGCCACGGTGGGCGGCAACCTGCTCCAGCGCGGCCGCTGCGCCTACCTGGACCACCCGGCGTTCCCGGACGCGCACGCGCCGGGCCGGGAGTGCCCCTCCCGGGAGGGCGACCACCTGCACGGGGTCGTGTTCGACAGCGGCGGCTGCACCTCCCCCCACCCGTCGTCGCTGGCCGTCGCACTGCTGGCCTACGACGCGGCGGTGGAGGCCGTCGGCCCGGGCGGGACGCGCACGTTCCCCCTCGCCGACCTGTACGGACCCGCGGAGCCCGGCCGCGACCACCTGCTCTCCCCCGACGAGGTGCTGACGGCGGTGCTGCTGCCCGCCCCGGTACCGGGTGAGCGGGCCGCGCACCGGCGCGCGGCCGGGCGTGCCCGGGCGGAGTGGCCGCTGGTGGAGGCCGTGGTCCGGCTGCTGCCGGGCCCGGACGGGACGGTGGAACGGGCGGCGGTGGCCGTCGGGGCGGTGGCCCGGGTACCGCTGAGGCTGCCGGAGGTGGAGGACGCCCTGGCCGGGGCGGCGACGGGCGCGGCGCCCGGCCCGCGGGTGGCGGCGGCGCTGGACGCGGTCGCGGCCCGCACCACCCCGCTGCCGGGCACCCGCTACAAGGCCGCCCTGCTGCGGGCCGCCCTTCAGGACACCGTCGAACGCGCCCTGCGATAA
- a CDS encoding D-alanine--D-alanine ligase family protein: protein MADLDRVLVLAGGLSPEHEVSVHSGRSVAEALRRLDVEVQVADVDATLLDRLTADPPQVVFPVLHGSAGEDGTIREVLDLVGVPYVGAAPAACRLAYAKPTAKALMAARGVRVPRGAVLPKSAFHDLGAPALLARLADRLGSPLFVKPDRGGSAFGATPVTGVQDLSAALVSCFAYSDSALVEEQVQGTELAVGVLDTGDGPTALPPVEIVPDGGVYDYAARYTAGRTEFFCPARLPEEVLAAAREVALTAHRALGLRDLSRTDLIVTDGGEVIFLEANVAPGLTETSTFPMAAAAAGLDFAVLCRELAHQALLRG from the coding sequence GTGGCCGACCTTGACCGCGTTCTCGTTCTCGCCGGGGGCCTGTCCCCCGAACACGAGGTGAGCGTCCACTCCGGACGCAGTGTCGCCGAGGCGCTGCGCCGACTGGACGTGGAGGTCCAGGTCGCCGACGTCGACGCCACCCTGCTGGACCGGCTCACCGCGGACCCGCCCCAGGTGGTCTTCCCCGTCCTGCACGGGTCCGCGGGCGAGGACGGCACCATCCGCGAGGTCCTCGACCTGGTCGGAGTTCCCTACGTGGGGGCCGCCCCCGCCGCCTGCCGCCTGGCCTACGCCAAGCCCACCGCCAAGGCGCTCATGGCCGCCCGCGGCGTGCGGGTGCCGCGCGGCGCCGTCCTGCCCAAGTCCGCCTTCCACGACCTGGGCGCCCCGGCGCTGCTGGCCAGGCTCGCCGACCGGCTGGGCTCGCCGCTGTTCGTCAAGCCCGACCGGGGCGGATCGGCGTTCGGCGCCACCCCCGTCACCGGGGTGCAGGACCTGTCCGCCGCCCTGGTGTCGTGCTTCGCCTACAGCGACTCGGCCCTGGTCGAGGAGCAGGTGCAGGGCACGGAGCTGGCCGTGGGCGTGCTCGACACCGGCGACGGGCCCACCGCCCTGCCGCCGGTGGAGATCGTGCCCGACGGCGGGGTGTACGACTACGCCGCCCGCTACACCGCCGGCCGCACCGAGTTCTTCTGCCCGGCCCGGCTGCCGGAGGAGGTCCTGGCGGCGGCCCGCGAGGTGGCGCTGACCGCGCACCGCGCGCTGGGGCTGCGGGACCTGTCCCGCACCGACCTCATCGTCACCGACGGGGGCGAGGTCATCTTCCTGGAGGCCAACGTCGCCCCCGGGCTGACCGAGACCTCCACCTTCCCGATGGCCGCGGCCGCTGCCGGGCTGGACTTCGCGGTCCTGTGCCGGGAGCTGGCCCACCAGGCGCTGCTGCGCGGCTGA
- a CDS encoding phytanoyl-CoA dioxygenase produces the protein MRDENADDLRERFAASGHLVLPGLLPDDLCRRLLPEVDHWVDRGLRERSIASSLAPDRHGPPPLVELEMPAHAELLTFTPLLERIAALMGGPFVHHHLHSARHGPDTEGKPWHHDREPHDGDRADLLMVHALHYPAGLDATMGHLAVLPGSHRERAGKTARAHLGTAVLPGETVIADLPPGSTVLLDSALFHARRAVPHRGGGRDRYFIDASYCQVGGRWRPAKPHWRDMLRRARRLELGGDRWPELFAERHFTEYSAG, from the coding sequence GTGCGCGACGAGAACGCGGACGACCTCAGAGAACGCTTCGCCGCATCCGGCCACCTCGTCCTCCCCGGCCTGCTGCCCGACGACCTGTGTCGGCGCCTGCTGCCCGAGGTGGACCACTGGGTCGACCGCGGGCTCCGAGAACGCTCGATCGCCTCCTCCCTGGCCCCGGACCGGCACGGTCCGCCCCCGCTCGTGGAACTGGAGATGCCCGCCCACGCGGAGCTCCTCACCTTCACGCCCCTGCTGGAGAGGATCGCCGCGCTCATGGGCGGCCCCTTCGTCCACCACCACCTGCACAGCGCCCGGCACGGCCCCGACACCGAGGGCAAGCCCTGGCACCACGACCGCGAACCGCACGACGGGGACCGCGCGGACCTGCTGATGGTCCACGCCCTGCACTACCCCGCGGGCCTGGACGCCACCATGGGGCACCTGGCGGTGCTGCCCGGCTCGCACCGCGAGCGCGCCGGCAAGACCGCGCGCGCCCACCTGGGGACCGCCGTCCTGCCGGGCGAGACCGTCATCGCCGACCTGCCCCCCGGCTCGACGGTGCTGCTCGACTCCGCCCTGTTCCACGCGCGCCGGGCCGTGCCGCACCGAGGCGGGGGCCGCGACCGCTACTTCATCGACGCCTCCTACTGCCAGGTCGGGGGGAGGTGGCGGCCCGCCAAGCCCCACTGGCGCGACATGCTGCGCCGGGCCCGCCGGCTCGAGCTGGGCGGCGACCGGTGGCCGGAGCTGTTCGCCGAGCGCCACTTCACCGAGTACAGCGCGGGCTGA